A single genomic interval of Oncorhynchus mykiss isolate Arlee chromosome 13, USDA_OmykA_1.1, whole genome shotgun sequence harbors:
- the LOC118938061 gene encoding LOW QUALITY PROTEIN: zinc finger protein 883-like (The sequence of the model RefSeq protein was modified relative to this genomic sequence to represent the inferred CDS: substituted 1 base at 1 genomic stop codon), which translates to MVLRNRSLMNTSKKSFTQLSSLITHQRIQTXEKPYSCTQCGKSFTQLSSLITHLRIHPGEKSYSCTQCGKSFTQLSSMITHQRIHTGEKPYSCTQCGKSFTQLSSMITHQRIHTGEKPYSCDQCGKSFTQLSSLIKHQRIHTGEKSYSCTHCRKSFTHSSGLISHQSTHTGEKPYSCTQCGKSFTQLSSMITQQRIHTGAKPYSCPQCRKSFTHSSGLISHQRTHTREKPYSCE; encoded by the exons ATGGTTTTGAGAAACCGTTCCCTGATGAACACCAGTAA GAAGAGTTTCACTCAGCTCAGCAGCCTGATAACACACCAGAGAATACAGACatgagagaaaccttatagctgtacccaatgtgggaagagttttactcagctcAGCAGCCTGATAACACACCTGAGAATACACCccggagagaaatcttatagctgtactcaatgtgggaagagttttactcagctcAGCAGCATGATAACACAccaaagaatacacacaggagagaaaccttatagctgtactcaatgtgggaagagttttactcagctcAGCAGCATGATAACACAccaaagaatacacacaggagagaaaccttatagctgtgatcaatgtgggaagag ttttactcagctcAGCAGCCTGATaaaacaccagagaatacacacaggagagaaatcttatagctgtactCACTGtcggaagagttttactcattcATCcggcctgatatcacaccagagcacacacacaggagagaaaccttatagctgtactcaatgtgggaagagttttactcagctcAGCAGCATGATAACACAacaaagaatacacacaggagcgaAACCTTATAGCTGTCCTCAATGtcggaagagttttactcattcATCcggcctgatatcacaccagagaacacacacaagagagaaaccttatagctgtgagtAA